TTTACTACGTTTAGCATATTATACTAACTCAGACTCACAAGCAAGGTATAAAAGGGCTTTAAAAGATACAGGAACAGGTATTTTAAAAGCTGGTCTTCAAACTTTAGAAGTAAAGAACATAACATCAGTAAAACGCTCAGAAGAATTCGGTCACTTTTTTGGCATTTTCCTATTTGCTCTTTTAGAACCAGGTCCTGGAGCCGAGTTTAAATTTGCTAAGAAGGGATTTAAATCGTTCTCAGCTTTTAAAAAGGCATTGGGACCAGCGGGAAAAGGAAAAGCATGGCATCACATCGTAGAACAGAATCCTGCTAACATAGCCAAGTTTGGACCAGAAGCTATTCATAATACGAATAACGTGATGAAATTATCCCATGGAAAAGGAACCATACATGCGAAAATTTCTGGGCATTACAGTTCAAAACAAGCATTTACAAATGGCAAAACAGTTCGTCAATGGTTGAATACAAAGAGTTTTGAATACCAACGTGACTATGGAGTTCGGAAATTAAAAGAATTTGGTTGGAAACCTCCTCAATAATAGAGAAATTAGATAATTATGAAAATAGATAGTTTAGAAAATGCGATTGATATATTTAAAGGAGCATCCATTGAACATGGAAAAGCATCAGAAGAAGGTAATTATAAAGTTGGAAACAAGAATTATTATAAAATAGTAGATGCTGCAAAATACTTAAATGAGAATGACGCAATTCATGAATTATTACAACTTTTAAACAATGAGAACGTTAGTGTTCAATTGTGGGCTGCAACCTATTTGCTTGAAAATCATGAAAATGAAGCGATTAAGTTATTAACTTCTATCTCAAAGAAGAATATTACACATTTTTCTTTTAATGCACAAATAACTTTGGATGAATGGAAAAGTGGAGATTTGAAGTTACAGTATTAGGATAGTTTTCTAAAAAAGCCCCGCTGGCAAAGTCTCCTGATTTAGCGTAATTAAAATAGAGAAGCCACTTTGGAAACAGAGTGGTTTTCTATTTTTAGAAGTATGCTTTTTTATATTAACTTGGGTTTTCTAATAAAATAAGGTTTTTCTAATATCCATCCAAAGCGTTTGGTGATATAATCAATACAAGGTTTTTCAAATTCAGGTACCTGTTTAAAATCAAGAAACACTCCATGTCCAGGTTCTATTACATTATTATAATGCTCCGCCCAAATTTTAGCCTTTTCTTCTATAGTGGTATTAGCAGGATAAGTAATTGTATTTTCCATTTTGCAATATTTTAAAGTTTATTTTTAAGCTACAATTTGTTGTATTTGTTTTTTTGTAATAAAAGCATCTAGAAAAGTAATAATCATTTCTTTGTCTTTTTCATTTAGCGTTTCTATTTTTTTAAATAGGTTTAATATTTTATTATTAGATAAATGATTTTCTGATATATTTTCATTCCCGTTAATAAGAAAATCTACAGTAGTGTTCAGTGCTGTAGCTAATTTACTAATGACTTCTGAAGAAGGAATTGCGCCTCTTTTTTCATATCGTCCAATTTGAACATAGGTTAAACCTACTTTTTCTGCTAATTGAGATTGTGTAAAATCATGTTTTTTCCTTAATATCTTTATTCTTGTTCCAATATCATTCATAATACTTTTAAGTTTTATTAACAGTAAAAAAGTTATTCAAATGTACTAAAACAAAGACTTTTTAATACGTATTGTTAACAAAATAATACACACAGAACATATCTAATTAATAATTAAAGGTATTATTTTAATACTTTTGAATATTAAATTATTTATCAACAATGGACATTGGAACATTTAAAAAGGAGTTGGATATTTTAGAAATAGGAAAAGAACTAGGTTTAAAAATAGAAAAGAACGGTGCTTGTTTATGTCCGTTTCATAAAGATAAAAAACCGAGCTTGATGTTTTCCAGAGAAAAACAAATTGTTACTTGTTTTAGTGGAAACTGTTCTGCAGGAACGATGGACGTAATAGATTTGGTACAAAAGTTCTATTCTTGGGAATTGCCTAAAACCTTAGAATGGTTAAAGCCGTATGCAAATGTTGTGGAAACTCCCAAAACTACTCCAGTAAAAACAAGCATGAATTACGAAGCACTCTTTAAAAAACTACAACCGAAATTAAAACAAAGTAGCAACGCAAGAACTTATTTAGAGAGTCGTCATTTAGATTACAAACTTTTAGAAGCAGCTTTTAACAAAGGCAAAGATTACAACTCTTTAAAGCACTGTGTTATTTTTCCTCTAAAAAACAAAGATGGGAACATTGTAAGTCTATACGGAAGGTCGATAGCATCGACAGGTAATTACAAACATTTTTACACCAAAAACAGACAAGGTCTGTATCCAAAATATCCACCTGCAACAACAAAGAAATTAATCATTACAGAAAGTATTATTGATGCAGCGACCTTGCAACAGCATTTTACACTTCCAAGAGATACGGCAATTTTAACAGCGTACGGTACAAATGGCATCACACCACAACATACCGAGGCGGTAAGCCAATTAGAACATTTACAAGAAATTATCCTGTGGTTAGATGGCGATGATGCAGGTAAAAAAGCCACCGAGAAATATGGCAAAGAATTTGCTAAACAATATCCAAAATTACAGATTAGCAAAGTACCCACCTTAGATGGCGAGGATATTAATTCTTTATTGGACAGTCATACTTCAGAAATCGTTACCCAGTTTTTTGAAAAACGAATACAGGTAATATCTACAAAACAACCACAAAAAGACTACACTTTAAATATTGAAACTCATAAAACAATTTACCAAGACGAACATCTAAACATCCAAGTATTAGGCAAATTAGATACAAAAAATCTAGGCGCACTTCGAGTTACGTTAGTGGTAAAAAGCAAACACAATCCCAATCAGATACCCGTTAGAAATACTTTAGATTTATACCACGGCGACCGCATAGAAAAGTTTGTAAGAACCTGTGCAGAGAAACTAGAAACGGGTACAAGTTTTATAAGAAAGGCTTTAAATACCCTCACAGAGGGTTTAGAAAACCACCGATTACAGCAAGTTGAAATTGCCCAGGAACAACAAGATGAAAAACCAACGTTAAGAGAACTTACCAATCAAGAAAAACAAGCAGCTCTTTTACTTTTAAAGGATAAAAACCTAACAAAAATCCTCACTCAAAAATTACAAAATACAGGTATTGTGGGCGAAGAGAAAAAAGCCCTTTTTTTATTTACCATTTTATTGAGCCATCAAATGCATCATACTTTACACGCTATGGTTCAAGGAACTTCGGGAAGTGGCAAAAGTCATTTAATAAAAAAAGTGGCCGACTGTATGTTTAACCAACAAAAAATCAAACGCTTTACCAGAGTTAGTGAGAAAAGTTTTTATAATTATGGGAGTTACGACTTGCAACATTGTGGAATTATTTTAGAAGATTACGATGGACTGGCAGAAGAAGCGCAATTGGCATGGAGAGAATTGCAAAGCAATGGACAATTAAGTAGCAGTGTGAGTTTAAAAAACGAAATGACAGGCGAGATAAAAAGCGGAGAAAAATGGGTCTACGGTCCGATTGCTTCCTTAGTGGCTACTACAAAATTTAGATTGTATGAAGACAACCAAAGTAGAGTATTTACCATTGCCATTGATGAGAGCGAAGCACAAACAGAAAAGGTGTTGGAATATATGGCTTCAAAAGCATCCAAAGGCATCACAGAACAGCAGGAACAACAGGCTATACGTGAAATCCAAAACTTAGTGAGTTTATTAAAACCCTATGCTGTACAAAATAACTACCGATTGCATTTACCAAAAACCACCCAACAACGTAGAAGATTAACGCAAATGCTACATGATTTTATAGAGCAAATAACTTTACTACATCAATACAATCGGCAGAGAATCTCCGCAGATACACAAGAACCACAAACGCTAATCACAGAACTAGAAGATCTAGAACTGGCGGTAGATCTCATGTTTGAAAGCATTGTATTAAAAACCGATGAACTCGATGGAATCCTACGACAGTTCTATGAAAACTTAAAAGAATACATTACTAAAAAAGCCAAGAAAATAGGAAAGAGTTTATCTGAAACTGACTTTATACAAAGAGAAATCCGACAAGAATTTAGAATTAGTAAAACACAGCTCTTTCGTTATTTTACAGAATTACAGGAACTGGAATACATTACAAAAACCCATACAGGAAGCAGAAATACCTTTAGTTATAAAATAGGGTATTGGGATAATATAGAAAAATTACGAACAGAAATAAGAGATTATTTATACAAACAAATCCAAGCATTTAAGAAGAATACCTAAAAAGGCAATTACTTTGGAACGCTTTGGAACGGAAAAGGAACGCTTTTGGAACGGTTAAAACGTTGATATACAGTAAATAAAGTAGTAGCGTTCCAGAATTCCATAAGGGTGCATAACATTTTGTCGCGAAATAGTTATTTTTAAGGATTAACTTTTAAAAGCGACACCATTATGATTAGCGAAGAGGAATTTTTAGCCCAAGCCAAGAAGCGTTATCAAGCGATAGCAAAATTATCAAACATAAAGAGTTACTATGATTACGAAAAGACTTTTGATCAAATATGGACGGACTATGGTCGAGAGGTTTTAGAGAGAAGTATAAGCGAACCATCTAAAGACAGGCGTAAAAAAAAACTTATCACGTTACGGAAAGATAGAGATTAACAACACTCATCCCTTTAGTGAAAAAGTCAATGGATTTAAGATAAGTCCCTATATGCAAGACAAAATGATTTATATTGGTCAAAACGATTGTTATGGAGATGGTCATGAAGTTTTATCGAATCTTCTAGGTGTTTCAGTCAATGCGATGCAGCTTTACAGAGTCACAGACTTTTATGGTGGTTTATTAGAGCAAGAAAAAGTATTGGAGGTTGATGCCGTTGAACCTGATATTCTTAAGGTAGATAACCAAGAGTGCATATATGCTATGGTCGATGGGTCGATGCTTTTCACTCGGGAAGAGGCTTGGAAAGAAGTAAAATTAGGCAGAATTTTTAAACAGAGTAGCTGTATGGACATATCAAATAAACGTGGATGGATACGCCATTCGTTGTATGAAGCATATTTAGGCAAAGCTGATAAGTTTACAGATAGAATGGATAGATACTTAGGCTGTTACAGGAGTATTGATAAGCGACTGATTTTTGTTGGTGATGGTGCTAGATGGATATGGAAATGGGTAGATCAACATTACCCTTTTGCCACACAAATATTGGATTG
This window of the Flavobacteriaceae bacterium genome carries:
- a CDS encoding toprim domain-containing protein; this translates as MDIGTFKKELDILEIGKELGLKIEKNGACLCPFHKDKKPSLMFSREKQIVTCFSGNCSAGTMDVIDLVQKFYSWELPKTLEWLKPYANVVETPKTTPVKTSMNYEALFKKLQPKLKQSSNARTYLESRHLDYKLLEAAFNKGKDYNSLKHCVIFPLKNKDGNIVSLYGRSIASTGNYKHFYTKNRQGLYPKYPPATTKKLIITESIIDAATLQQHFTLPRDTAILTAYGTNGITPQHTEAVSQLEHLQEIILWLDGDDAGKKATEKYGKEFAKQYPKLQISKVPTLDGEDINSLLDSHTSEIVTQFFEKRIQVISTKQPQKDYTLNIETHKTIYQDEHLNIQVLGKLDTKNLGALRVTLVVKSKHNPNQIPVRNTLDLYHGDRIEKFVRTCAEKLETGTSFIRKALNTLTEGLENHRLQQVEIAQEQQDEKPTLRELTNQEKQAALLLLKDKNLTKILTQKLQNTGIVGEEKKALFLFTILLSHQMHHTLHAMVQGTSGSGKSHLIKKVADCMFNQQKIKRFTRVSEKSFYNYGSYDLQHCGIILEDYDGLAEEAQLAWRELQSNGQLSSSVSLKNEMTGEIKSGEKWVYGPIASLVATTKFRLYEDNQSRVFTIAIDESEAQTEKVLEYMASKASKGITEQQEQQAIREIQNLVSLLKPYAVQNNYRLHLPKTTQQRRRLTQMLHDFIEQITLLHQYNRQRISADTQEPQTLITELEDLELAVDLMFESIVLKTDELDGILRQFYENLKEYITKKAKKIGKSLSETDFIQREIRQEFRISKTQLFRYFTELQELEYITKTHTGSRNTFSYKIGYWDNIEKLRTEIRDYLYKQIQAFKKNT
- a CDS encoding helix-turn-helix domain-containing protein translates to MNDIGTRIKILRKKHDFTQSQLAEKVGLTYVQIGRYEKRGAIPSSEVISKLATALNTTVDFLINGNENISENHLSNNKILNLFKKIETLNEKDKEMIITFLDAFITKKQIQQIVA
- a CDS encoding DUF2019 domain-containing protein, whose translation is MKIDSLENAIDIFKGASIEHGKASEEGNYKVGNKNYYKIVDAAKYLNENDAIHELLQLLNNENVSVQLWAATYLLENHENEAIKLLTSISKKNITHFSFNAQITLDEWKSGDLKLQY